CCACTGCTTTCCCGTGTGGCTCGGGTTTCGCGGCGGCAAGGGCGTCGCGACGTCGCTGGGCGTGTTCGCGGTGCTGGCGCCGGACGTGACTGCCCTCGCGGCGGCGCTGTGGATCGCATTGTACGCCGCGTTCCGCATCGCATCGGTCGGCTCGCTCGCCGCATCCGCAGCGTTCGTGCCGCTGCTGTGGCTGCGCGGATACGGCGTGCCGACGATCGCCCTCGCGGGTGCGGCCGTCGCGCTCATCGCCGTCAAGCACCGCGACAACGTCGCGCGGCTCGTGCGTCACGCAGAACATCGCGTGTAGAGCTGGTCGCGGACGTCGGCCAGCCAGGCC
This genomic interval from Deltaproteobacteria bacterium contains the following:
- the plsY gene encoding glycerol-3-phosphate 1-O-acyltransferase, whose translation is MTPLVASAALVAIAYFAGSIPTGVLVARARGVDLRAVGSGNIGATNVARALGKRVGVAVLVADAAKGAAPAAAGLWLQARGLADPVAVAAAGFAAIAGHCFPVWLGFRGGKGVATSLGVFAVLAPDVTALAAALWIALYAAFRIASVGSLAASAAFVPLLWLRGYGVPTIALAGAAVALIAVKHRDNVARLVRHAEHRV